In Thermobaculum terrenum ATCC BAA-798, one genomic interval encodes:
- a CDS encoding glycoside hydrolase family 99-like domain-containing protein — protein MEVGCYVFPHYHRSALNDVLYGPGWTEYVLLRGARPWFEGHPQPRTPLLGELDEREPSTWHRYIQLARAAGIDVFIFDWYWYGGGPVLHEALEEGLLGVGDGGGMRFAVMWTNHPWAYWFPTAGARASQGWLGEWEDGELGAYELVYDAPHGVEIWRSLSYILSRYCGHPWYWRVEGRPVVGLWDVSLLVGELGLEGTRRLLEGLRELALRLGLPGIHFHAVCQEPGVLRALGEVLAVGVDSYGLYNSVAVGASRLPISDNLPRYEDAVREVVERVWPKQAGLSALPYWPCVSPGCDDTPRHLLPRDLEHPRSWRTRPVVGETPEVFEGFVRAGVEFLQGRGGPKVLLIGSWNEWTEGHYLLPDTRLGFGMLRALQRALTS, from the coding sequence ATGGAAGTAGGCTGTTACGTGTTTCCGCACTATCACCGCAGCGCGCTCAACGACGTGCTGTACGGGCCTGGGTGGACGGAGTACGTGCTGCTGCGGGGAGCCAGGCCGTGGTTTGAGGGGCATCCCCAGCCCAGGACGCCCCTGCTTGGGGAGCTGGACGAGCGGGAGCCCAGCACCTGGCACAGGTACATCCAGCTGGCGAGGGCTGCCGGGATAGATGTGTTCATCTTCGACTGGTACTGGTATGGGGGAGGGCCAGTGCTGCATGAGGCTTTGGAGGAGGGTTTGTTGGGGGTGGGGGATGGTGGGGGGATGAGGTTTGCGGTGATGTGGACCAACCATCCGTGGGCCTACTGGTTCCCCACGGCCGGGGCGAGGGCCTCGCAGGGGTGGTTGGGGGAGTGGGAGGATGGGGAGCTTGGGGCGTACGAGCTGGTGTACGATGCTCCCCATGGAGTGGAGATCTGGCGGAGCCTGAGCTACATCCTGAGCAGGTACTGTGGGCATCCCTGGTACTGGCGGGTGGAGGGCAGGCCGGTGGTGGGGTTGTGGGACGTGTCGCTGCTGGTGGGGGAGCTGGGGTTGGAGGGCACGAGGAGGCTGCTGGAGGGGTTGAGGGAGCTGGCCCTCAGGTTGGGCCTGCCTGGCATCCACTTCCACGCGGTCTGCCAGGAGCCCGGGGTGCTGCGGGCGCTGGGGGAGGTGCTGGCCGTGGGCGTGGACAGCTACGGGCTGTACAACTCGGTGGCGGTGGGGGCCAGCAGGCTGCCGATCTCGGACAACCTGCCCAGGTACGAGGACGCCGTCCGGGAGGTGGTGGAGCGGGTGTGGCCCAAGCAGGCCGGGCTGTCGGCGCTGCCCTACTGGCCGTGCGTCAGCCCCGGCTGCGACGACACTCCCAGGCACCTGCTGCCGCGGGACCTGGAGCACCCGCGCAGCTGGCGGACGAGGCCGGTGGTGGGGGAGACGCCCGAGGTCTTCGAGGGGTTCGTGCGCGCTGGGGTGGAGTTCCTGCAGGGGAGGGGAGGTCCCAAGGTGCTGCTGATCGGCTCCTGGAACGAGTGGACGGAGGGCCATTACCTCCTGCCGGACACCAGGCTGGGCTTCGGCATGCTCCGAGCCCTCCAAAGAGCCCTCACCTCCTAG
- a CDS encoding glycoside hydrolase family 36 protein has translation MIRFDEATRSLILDNDLIHAEWRVGEQGAVTCKALRMSGDGVDWLDTAVRSPLYELAYRELAGTGRTVTVSSEDPHAVEGPEVSSLADGTVGEAVVRLLPTGTPLEVLWHLQCHPRHATLRQWFELTNKGETPIVITRLPVVTYALRPPAGSLRAYCGLGRERARRGMWADWYTWRWVELGPGVKDAVQSGYRREATWLGLVTPGGGPGMYVGWESNARATCAFGDMYGDGAVWVECCLRPGYRLEPGASLAGPPGFVGLAEGDLDELAYRCQRYVEDVLARRVEDPRFPYVAFNSWGYGPDIDEESMLRCLDVCQRLGVELFVVDFGWEDPDWRPLADRFPRGLAPLADAAHARGMLFGAHLSFGNASSLSQMYKLHPDWVNGPGQWAYRREGEVYAVTLGNPATREWMLDKLLQIIDDNKLDYFLTDHRLWGWCNPRVQPLHATNDYVTVVEGFDWLMDRLRELRPHVLIEHCDNGLSLPTFKIVRQHVTSIGADAAGALYERVHTWRISHVLPPRYLAHYVCDQPAPGRYVGAGLGDYEYRSHLLGGPMILMTHLHQLQEGSEEWRSLQRQIALYKRIRQRVARGKVLHLLEPQPLERVGHGWDGWDAIGSYDEVTDSAVIFVFCLGGEINCRTIPIHGLRADTLYKVSFEGDRASFSLSGRELMAKGLEVELPARGQRPVLDANGMVRASEVVLLEPADGPGWADDTGGGGG, from the coding sequence GTGATTAGATTTGACGAAGCGACGCGCTCTCTGATATTGGATAATGATCTAATCCACGCTGAGTGGCGTGTGGGAGAGCAGGGCGCGGTGACATGCAAGGCCCTGCGTATGTCTGGAGACGGAGTTGACTGGCTGGACACGGCTGTACGCTCCCCCCTCTACGAGCTGGCCTACCGCGAGCTGGCGGGCACCGGCCGGACCGTGACGGTGTCCTCGGAGGACCCGCACGCGGTGGAGGGGCCCGAGGTCTCCAGCCTCGCCGACGGTACCGTCGGCGAGGCCGTGGTGCGCCTGCTGCCCACCGGCACGCCGCTGGAGGTGCTGTGGCACCTCCAATGCCACCCGCGCCACGCGACGCTGCGGCAGTGGTTTGAGCTGACCAACAAGGGAGAGACCCCGATCGTGATCACCCGCCTGCCGGTGGTCACCTACGCCCTTCGCCCCCCAGCCGGATCGCTCAGGGCTTACTGCGGCTTGGGGCGCGAGCGCGCCCGCCGAGGCATGTGGGCCGACTGGTACACGTGGCGGTGGGTGGAGCTGGGGCCCGGGGTGAAGGACGCCGTGCAGTCGGGGTATCGCCGGGAGGCCACGTGGCTGGGGTTGGTGACGCCGGGCGGCGGCCCTGGGATGTACGTGGGTTGGGAGTCGAACGCACGGGCCACGTGCGCCTTCGGGGACATGTACGGCGACGGGGCGGTGTGGGTGGAGTGCTGCCTGCGCCCCGGGTACCGCCTGGAGCCGGGAGCCTCCCTCGCGGGCCCCCCGGGCTTCGTCGGGCTGGCCGAGGGCGACCTGGACGAGCTGGCGTACAGGTGCCAAAGGTACGTGGAGGACGTCCTGGCGCGGCGCGTGGAGGACCCCAGGTTCCCGTACGTGGCCTTCAACAGCTGGGGGTACGGCCCTGACATAGATGAGGAGTCGATGCTGCGCTGCCTGGACGTCTGCCAGCGGCTGGGGGTGGAGCTCTTCGTCGTGGACTTCGGCTGGGAGGATCCCGACTGGCGTCCCCTGGCGGATAGGTTCCCCCGTGGGCTGGCGCCGCTGGCAGACGCCGCCCACGCGCGAGGCATGCTGTTTGGCGCCCACCTCAGCTTCGGCAACGCCTCCTCGCTCTCGCAGATGTACAAGCTGCACCCCGATTGGGTCAACGGCCCCGGGCAGTGGGCGTACCGCAGGGAGGGAGAGGTGTACGCCGTTACCCTTGGCAATCCAGCAACTAGAGAGTGGATGCTAGACAAGCTCCTGCAGATCATAGATGATAACAAGCTCGATTACTTTCTCACCGACCACCGCCTTTGGGGTTGGTGCAACCCACGGGTGCAGCCCCTGCACGCCACCAACGACTACGTGACGGTAGTCGAGGGGTTCGACTGGCTCATGGACAGGCTGCGGGAGCTGCGCCCCCACGTGCTCATCGAGCACTGCGACAACGGCCTGAGCCTGCCGACCTTCAAGATAGTGCGGCAGCACGTCACGTCCATAGGGGCGGATGCCGCCGGGGCGCTGTACGAGCGCGTGCACACCTGGCGGATCTCGCACGTGCTCCCCCCGCGCTACCTGGCCCACTACGTATGCGACCAGCCGGCCCCCGGACGCTACGTCGGCGCGGGGCTGGGGGACTACGAGTACCGCAGCCACCTGCTCGGCGGCCCGATGATCCTGATGACCCACCTCCACCAGCTGCAGGAGGGGTCGGAGGAGTGGAGGTCCCTCCAGAGGCAGATAGCGCTCTACAAGCGCATCCGGCAAAGAGTTGCTCGTGGAAAGGTGCTGCACCTATTGGAACCACAACCGCTGGAGCGTGTAGGACACGGCTGGGATGGTTGGGATGCCATTGGTTCGTACGATGAAGTGACGGACTCAGCTGTCATCTTTGTGTTCTGTTTGGGTGGAGAGATCAATTGCCGCACCATCCCTATTCATGGGCTCAGAGCCGACACCCTGTACAAGGTGTCGTTTGAGGGCGACCGAGCTAGCTTCTCACTAAGCGGGCGGGAGCTGATGGCCAAGGGGCTGGAGGTCGAGCTGCCCGCGCGGGGGCAGAGGCCCGTGCTCGACGCCAACGGCATGGTGCGCGCCTCCGAGGTGGTACTCTTGGAGCCCGCCGACGGGCCGGGCTGGGCCGACGACACCGGCGGAGGAGGGGGATGA
- a CDS encoding SDR family NAD(P)-dependent oxidoreductase, whose translation MRLEGKVAIVTGAGRGIGRAIAELFAREGCAVVLAARTRDEVDAAADAITGAGGRALAVPADVSRREEAEALVGRALEAYGRLDVLVNNAGIFRPGSFVDMPRESWEEVLRVNLCGAVHCARAAVRWMLAAGRGGRIINISSIHAQRAEPLATAYDVSKGGLDQLTRSLAVELAPHGILVNGIAPGFIDTSMSVVDGVNELETDWFRSVYVGRRKIPLARAGQPEEVAAVALFLASEEASYITGAVIPVDGGLSVTF comes from the coding sequence GTGCGTCTTGAGGGCAAGGTAGCGATCGTCACTGGGGCCGGCCGCGGCATCGGCCGGGCCATAGCGGAGCTGTTCGCCCGGGAGGGCTGCGCGGTGGTGCTGGCGGCGCGCACGCGGGACGAGGTCGATGCCGCGGCCGACGCCATCACGGGCGCCGGGGGCAGGGCGCTGGCCGTCCCCGCCGACGTCTCCCGTCGGGAGGAGGCCGAGGCGCTGGTCGGCAGGGCGCTCGAGGCGTACGGCCGGCTGGACGTCCTGGTGAACAACGCGGGGATCTTCCGCCCCGGCAGCTTCGTCGACATGCCCCGAGAGTCCTGGGAGGAGGTGCTGCGGGTGAACCTGTGCGGGGCCGTGCACTGCGCCAGGGCCGCCGTGCGGTGGATGCTCGCGGCCGGGCGGGGGGGCAGGATCATCAACATCTCCTCCATCCACGCCCAGCGGGCGGAGCCGCTGGCCACCGCGTACGACGTCTCCAAGGGAGGGCTGGACCAGCTGACGCGGAGCCTGGCGGTGGAGCTCGCACCCCATGGGATACTGGTGAACGGGATAGCCCCCGGGTTCATCGACACCAGCATGTCGGTCGTGGATGGGGTGAACGAGCTGGAGACCGACTGGTTCCGGTCGGTCTACGTGGGGCGCAGGAAGATCCCGCTGGCGCGGGCGGGTCAGCCGGAGGAGGTGGCCGCCGTCGCGCTCTTCCTGGCCTCCGAGGAGGCCAGCTACATCACGGGCGCGGTGATCCCCGTGGACGGGGGGTTATCCGTGACGTTCTGA
- a CDS encoding alpha-galactosidase yields the protein MMRGEGRTLCDFVPGSPPTWKLHNERVTVELRAFPHGLCLATLWDSKLGARWSGLAPLTYLATLPGSSQGWRLLDWSCQEEHGAVTLQVSFARGRLVLVESLWLPPDLSIIRRWVELHNGGDDMVEVEQYHFLDLLLEHDLHDSSLELLYVEAFAGHRWDRWDPGDVSFGVRQQVMTAGDALRLTVGAYQQACSWAALRRRDGFGLVFGLEYDGAAEIRLIDVSRVPGARTWRSPLPLEQGVRLTAAPIEPLHVQLEPGGVWRSPEVFLGVFAGEWDAAAHITHALVERYLSPALPDDRFPYVIFNTWGYAWDLTPDVTLHCLEVATEVGAEVFVADYGWARDVGDWMSVPARMPKLEELGRRVHAHGMLFGAWMAFANASPRSQVLLEHPEWAAWPDDWGSFGTRALCLAEPRVREWVTQQVLRVVREYELDYLVHDFELITPCRHPAHSHPPDPSGYHSAQGYNQVLRDLRHAHPQLVVENCQGGGRIMTYAMTKLHDTSITTDGAALLDSLGRRRALYGASYPFPPRYCASYMQEHPTDYACRSCMLGGPWILMDRAADWGPLEIEIARRNIALYKRIRPLFRDARVHHLRCPDGDGWDGLQLHQPSADRGVVLLFRPRGAPMVRARLRGLDPQVTYLLETASGRSWEADGGQLMEMGLHLDLPDGGSEVIFLEARR from the coding sequence ATGATGCGAGGGGAGGGGCGCACCCTATGCGATTTCGTCCCTGGCAGCCCCCCCACCTGGAAGCTGCACAACGAGCGCGTGACGGTGGAACTACGGGCGTTCCCCCATGGGCTGTGCCTAGCAACCCTGTGGGATAGCAAGCTTGGGGCTAGATGGTCAGGGCTGGCGCCGTTGACCTATTTGGCCACGCTGCCAGGGTCATCGCAGGGCTGGCGCCTACTAGACTGGAGCTGTCAGGAGGAGCACGGGGCCGTCACGCTCCAGGTATCTTTTGCGCGTGGAAGGCTGGTCCTAGTGGAGTCCCTGTGGCTACCCCCCGACCTATCGATAATCAGAAGGTGGGTTGAGCTGCACAACGGTGGCGATGATATGGTGGAGGTCGAGCAATACCACTTCCTAGACCTGCTACTAGAACATGACCTGCATGATTCCTCTCTAGAGCTGCTCTACGTTGAAGCCTTCGCTGGTCATAGATGGGACCGGTGGGATCCCGGGGACGTCAGTTTCGGGGTGCGCCAGCAGGTCATGACTGCAGGGGATGCCCTGCGGCTGACAGTGGGGGCGTACCAACAGGCTTGTAGTTGGGCTGCTCTCAGAAGGCGGGATGGGTTTGGCCTGGTGTTTGGGCTGGAGTACGATGGCGCGGCTGAGATCCGCCTAATAGATGTTAGCCGGGTGCCTGGGGCGCGCACATGGCGTTCGCCCCTACCGCTGGAGCAGGGTGTGCGACTCACGGCCGCCCCAATAGAGCCCTTGCACGTCCAGTTGGAGCCTGGGGGGGTATGGAGGAGCCCCGAGGTTTTCTTGGGAGTGTTCGCCGGCGAGTGGGATGCCGCAGCGCACATCACGCACGCGCTCGTGGAGCGGTACCTCTCTCCTGCGCTGCCTGACGACCGTTTCCCCTACGTGATCTTCAACACTTGGGGCTACGCTTGGGACCTCACGCCAGATGTGACCCTCCACTGTCTCGAGGTGGCGACCGAGGTGGGTGCAGAGGTGTTCGTAGCGGACTACGGATGGGCGCGGGACGTGGGCGACTGGATGTCGGTGCCGGCCAGAATGCCGAAGCTGGAAGAGCTGGGACGGCGCGTGCACGCGCACGGCATGCTGTTCGGCGCGTGGATGGCGTTCGCCAACGCCTCCCCACGGAGTCAGGTACTGCTGGAGCACCCAGAGTGGGCGGCGTGGCCGGACGATTGGGGGAGCTTCGGCACGCGCGCGCTGTGCCTGGCCGAGCCGCGGGTAAGGGAGTGGGTCACGCAGCAGGTGCTGCGGGTGGTGCGGGAGTATGAGCTGGACTACCTAGTCCACGACTTTGAGCTGATCACCCCTTGCCGACATCCCGCACACTCCCATCCGCCCGACCCCTCAGGCTACCACAGCGCTCAAGGGTACAATCAGGTACTGCGCGACCTGCGGCACGCGCACCCACAGCTCGTGGTCGAGAACTGCCAGGGCGGCGGGCGAATTATGACGTACGCCATGACCAAGCTGCACGATACCTCGATCACTACGGATGGGGCTGCGCTGCTGGACTCCCTAGGGCGCAGGCGAGCGCTGTACGGCGCTAGCTACCCCTTTCCCCCACGCTACTGCGCCAGCTATATGCAGGAGCACCCTACGGACTACGCTTGCCGCTCCTGCATGCTTGGAGGTCCCTGGATCTTGATGGATCGAGCTGCCGACTGGGGGCCATTGGAGATTGAGATCGCCCGGCGGAACATCGCCCTGTACAAGCGGATCAGGCCGTTGTTCCGCGATGCGCGCGTCCACCACTTACGATGCCCGGACGGCGACGGGTGGGATGGACTGCAGCTCCACCAGCCTTCCGCGGACCGTGGCGTCGTGCTGCTGTTCAGGCCCCGCGGGGCGCCCATGGTGCGCGCGCGGCTGCGAGGGCTGGACCCACAGGTGACGTACCTCCTGGAGACGGCGAGTGGTCGCAGCTGGGAGGCCGACGGGGGCCAGCTGATGGAGATGGGCCTGCACCTGGACCTGCCGGATGGAGGGAGCGAGGTGATCTTCCTGGAGGCCAGGAGATGA
- a CDS encoding mandelate racemase/muconate lactonizing enzyme family protein, giving the protein MRITDVEAIYLRLPEVDPSRADGTQDTLLVRVHTDEGITGVGEVDSSPLVARAAIEAPVSHSVAMGLKHVLLGENPLEIDRLWERMYRATIYFGRGGPAMHAMSGIDLALWDILGKATGLSVSELLGGARRHRLRAYASAIMPETPVEAGRLAEQYAAAGYTAVKFGWGPIGRSRRLDEELVQAIRSAVGEDVDVMIDAGMAWDLKGALRMAEVYERYGVYWLEEPLAPDDLEGYRQLADRTRMYIAAGEQESGAEAFRRLINEGHVDVVQPDLGRCGGLTEGRRIAQVVHARHRQLVPHAFKSGILVAASAHLAACIPGGAMIEYTVSTSPIARDLVSEPLELVDGHVLLPERPGLGVEVDESVVQRYRVA; this is encoded by the coding sequence ATGAGGATCACGGACGTCGAGGCGATCTACCTGCGGCTGCCCGAGGTGGACCCCTCGCGGGCGGACGGCACGCAGGACACCCTCCTGGTGAGGGTCCACACGGACGAGGGGATCACGGGGGTGGGCGAGGTGGACTCCTCCCCGCTCGTGGCGAGGGCGGCGATAGAGGCGCCGGTGTCGCACTCGGTCGCGATGGGGCTCAAGCACGTGCTGCTCGGCGAGAACCCCCTCGAGATCGACAGGCTGTGGGAGAGGATGTACAGGGCGACGATCTACTTTGGCCGCGGCGGGCCCGCCATGCACGCCATGAGCGGGATAGACCTGGCGCTGTGGGACATCCTGGGCAAGGCCACAGGCCTATCGGTGAGCGAGCTCCTGGGGGGAGCCCGGCGCCACAGGCTGCGGGCGTACGCGAGCGCGATCATGCCGGAGACCCCGGTCGAGGCGGGCAGGCTCGCTGAGCAGTACGCGGCTGCCGGGTACACGGCTGTGAAGTTCGGGTGGGGGCCGATAGGGCGCAGCCGAAGGCTGGACGAGGAGCTCGTCCAGGCCATCCGCTCGGCGGTCGGGGAGGACGTGGACGTGATGATCGACGCCGGCATGGCGTGGGACCTCAAGGGGGCGCTGCGGATGGCGGAGGTGTACGAGCGGTACGGCGTCTATTGGCTGGAGGAGCCGCTGGCCCCCGACGACCTGGAGGGCTACAGGCAGCTGGCCGACCGCACGCGCATGTACATCGCGGCGGGGGAGCAGGAGAGCGGGGCCGAGGCCTTTCGGAGGCTGATCAACGAGGGACACGTCGACGTCGTCCAGCCGGACCTGGGCAGGTGCGGCGGGCTGACCGAGGGCAGGCGCATCGCGCAGGTGGTGCACGCCCGGCACAGGCAGCTCGTGCCCCACGCCTTCAAGAGCGGGATACTCGTGGCGGCGAGCGCCCACCTGGCTGCCTGCATCCCGGGCGGCGCCATGATCGAGTACACCGTCTCCACCTCCCCGATCGCGCGCGACCTCGTGAGCGAGCCCTTGGAGCTCGTCGACGGCCACGTGCTGCTGCCGGAGCGTCCAGGGCTGGGGGTGGAGGTGGACGAGTCGGTGGTGCAGCGGTACAGGGTCGCGTAG
- a CDS encoding beta-galactosidase — translation MRALDLLLGVCYYPEQVDPSEWEADLARIREAGLDTVRIGELIWSGLEPEPGRFRCEWLDEVLELCRGYGLAVVLGTPTATLPPWLVEADPEVMPVDDRGVRAAYGSWGTACLSSQLLWARTELLVDELGRRYGRHPAVIGWQLDNELPATTCYCQRCRSSFHNWLERRYGDVSALNEAWGTAFLGQGYTRWGQVPAPLATVRVGRQNPGLLLDYVRFQSELACRYLERQAEILRRRSPGRRLTHNIPGMAAHIDYHRLFGPLDVAAWDVYPGWIGGLPHRLALGHDVVRGLKRAGYWVLEQQVGRLEHRAPPAGALRLWTYQAVAHGAEVVLYFPWRQARGGSEQYIASLLTPDGRRTRSLAEVERAARELQQLAPLLRGTEPRGDVALLWSYEDHWALALQPQVPELADPWRYPEEWYLALRRADLQVDVLSPSDDRLRDYRLLVAPSLYLATASLAERLRGYVEAGGTLLLGPRSGSKDEHNAWPRGPLPGPLGELVGATVEEFEGLPGGEARTLRWAHGDGRLSARAWCELLAPAGAEPLLLYADGPWPGSPAAVRRQLGAGRAYYLGCMGEEVVAGVLLEALRGAGVARGPSVPAGGELVVRAGGGRALYFVLNHAAQEARLALPAGRAYQDPWTGDARPAEVELPPYGVEVLLAYVGQEVQGAS, via the coding sequence ATGAGAGCCTTGGACCTCCTCCTAGGTGTTTGTTACTATCCAGAGCAGGTCGATCCCTCTGAGTGGGAGGCTGACCTGGCGCGCATCCGCGAGGCCGGCCTGGACACCGTGCGGATAGGGGAGCTCATCTGGTCGGGCTTGGAGCCCGAGCCCGGCCGCTTCCGCTGTGAGTGGCTGGACGAGGTGCTGGAGCTGTGCCGTGGGTACGGGCTCGCCGTGGTGCTGGGCACGCCCACAGCAACGCTGCCCCCCTGGCTCGTCGAAGCCGATCCGGAGGTGATGCCGGTCGATGATCGCGGCGTGCGGGCGGCCTACGGCTCCTGGGGAACCGCCTGCCTGAGCAGCCAGCTGCTGTGGGCGCGGACCGAGCTGCTGGTGGACGAGCTGGGGCGGCGGTACGGGAGGCACCCGGCCGTGATCGGCTGGCAGCTGGACAACGAGCTCCCTGCCACTACCTGTTACTGTCAGCGGTGCAGATCGAGCTTTCACAATTGGCTGGAGCGCAGGTATGGTGACGTGTCGGCGCTCAACGAGGCGTGGGGGACAGCGTTCCTCGGTCAGGGGTACACCCGCTGGGGGCAGGTGCCAGCGCCGCTGGCCACCGTGCGCGTCGGCCGCCAGAACCCGGGCCTGCTGCTGGACTACGTGCGGTTCCAGTCGGAGCTGGCCTGCCGGTACCTCGAGCGGCAGGCCGAGATCCTCCGGCGGCGCTCTCCGGGGAGGCGCCTGACGCACAACATCCCAGGCATGGCGGCGCACATCGATTACCACCGGCTCTTCGGCCCGCTGGACGTCGCGGCGTGGGACGTCTACCCCGGGTGGATAGGGGGGCTACCCCACCGCCTCGCGCTCGGGCACGACGTGGTGCGGGGGTTGAAGCGCGCCGGCTACTGGGTGCTGGAGCAGCAGGTGGGGAGGCTGGAGCACAGGGCACCTCCCGCGGGGGCGCTGAGGCTGTGGACCTACCAGGCGGTCGCGCACGGGGCCGAGGTCGTGCTGTACTTCCCCTGGAGGCAGGCCAGGGGAGGCTCCGAGCAGTACATAGCCTCCCTCCTCACCCCCGACGGCAGGCGGACGCGCTCGCTGGCGGAGGTCGAGCGGGCGGCGCGCGAGCTGCAGCAGCTCGCCCCTCTGCTCCGGGGCACCGAGCCTCGCGGCGACGTCGCGCTCCTGTGGAGCTACGAGGACCACTGGGCGCTGGCCCTCCAGCCCCAGGTGCCCGAGCTGGCCGACCCTTGGAGGTACCCGGAGGAGTGGTACCTGGCGCTGCGGCGTGCCGACCTCCAGGTGGACGTGCTCTCGCCGTCGGACGACCGCCTGCGGGATTACCGCCTGCTCGTGGCCCCCTCGCTCTATCTGGCCACCGCCAGCCTCGCGGAGCGGCTGAGGGGATACGTCGAGGCGGGGGGCACGCTCCTGTTGGGGCCGCGCTCGGGGTCGAAGGACGAGCACAACGCTTGGCCCAGGGGGCCGTTGCCCGGCCCCCTGGGCGAGCTGGTGGGCGCGACGGTGGAGGAGTTCGAGGGGCTGCCCGGGGGAGAGGCCAGGACCCTGCGCTGGGCGCACGGCGACGGCAGGCTCTCGGCCCGGGCCTGGTGCGAGCTGCTCGCCCCCGCGGGCGCGGAGCCGCTGCTGCTGTACGCGGACGGGCCGTGGCCGGGATCGCCGGCCGCCGTGCGTCGCCAGCTGGGCGCCGGGAGGGCCTACTACCTGGGCTGCATGGGCGAGGAGGTGGTCGCGGGCGTCCTCCTCGAGGCGCTCCGCGGCGCGGGCGTTGCGCGGGGTCCGTCCGTGCCTGCGGGGGGCGAGCTGGTGGTGCGGGCCGGAGGGGGCCGAGCGCTGTACTTCGTGCTCAACCACGCGGCGCAGGAGGCCCGGCTCGCCCTGCCAGCTGGCAGGGCGTACCAGGATCCCTGGACGGGGGACGCTCGCCCAGCGGAGGTCGAGCTGCCGCCGTACGGCGTGGAGGTGCTGCTGGCGTACGTAGGACAGGAGGTGCAAGGTGCGTCTTGA
- a CDS encoding carbohydrate ABC transporter permease: protein MARVSQLQAVLTARERLATRRWRRRLETAASLLIILVGAVIIMIPLAWMVSTSLKRPLDVYLFPPKWVPVPPQWGNYAEVFSAVPFGRYMLNSAFVSGMVVLGSVLSSSLAAYSFARLRSPGRDLIFMVLLSTLMLPGAVTIVPTFIVFQKLGWINTFKPLIVPAFFGNAFFIFLLRQFFLTIPLELEDAARIDGASALQIFWRVILPLSRPAIITVAIFAFIGSWNDFFTPLIYINSEDMYTVALGIANFQGSARVGPQMHLLMAASFIATLPVLLVFFLAQRLFIQGIVFTGIKG from the coding sequence ATGGCCAGGGTGTCGCAGCTGCAGGCCGTGCTGACCGCTCGGGAGCGCCTAGCCACGCGCAGGTGGAGGCGTCGCCTCGAGACGGCGGCCTCCCTGCTGATCATCCTGGTGGGCGCGGTGATCATCATGATCCCCCTGGCGTGGATGGTCTCCACCTCCCTCAAGAGGCCCTTGGACGTCTACCTCTTCCCGCCCAAATGGGTCCCGGTGCCCCCGCAGTGGGGCAACTACGCGGAGGTGTTCAGCGCCGTGCCCTTCGGCCGCTACATGCTGAACAGCGCCTTCGTGTCGGGGATGGTGGTCCTGGGCAGCGTGCTGTCCTCCTCCCTGGCGGCCTACAGCTTCGCGCGCCTGCGCTCGCCGGGCCGCGACCTGATCTTCATGGTGCTGCTCTCCACCCTGATGCTGCCCGGCGCGGTGACGATCGTGCCGACGTTCATCGTCTTCCAGAAGCTGGGTTGGATCAACACCTTCAAGCCCCTGATAGTCCCGGCGTTCTTCGGCAACGCCTTCTTCATCTTCCTGCTGCGCCAGTTCTTCCTGACGATCCCGCTGGAGCTGGAGGACGCGGCCCGCATAGACGGCGCCTCCGCCCTGCAGATCTTCTGGCGGGTCATCCTGCCCCTCTCCAGGCCGGCCATCATAACCGTGGCGATCTTCGCGTTCATCGGCTCCTGGAACGACTTCTTCACACCCCTGATCTACATCAACTCCGAGGACATGTACACAGTCGCCCTGGGCATCGCCAACTTCCAGGGGAGCGCCCGGGTGGGCCCCCAGATGCACCTGCTGATGGCGGCGTCGTTCATCGCCACCCTGCCGGTCCTGCTGGTGTTCTTCCTGGCGCAGCGCCTCTTCATCCAGGGGATAGTCTTCACCGGCATCAAGGGCTAG